The genome window GATCGGTTTGCGCAGGCCGCACGAAGACTAACGCATCGTTTAGTTCAAGGCAAGCCGTTTTAACATTTATCGTTATGGCACTTCGAAAGCAAGAGGCAGCATTAGTTGTAATTCTACGGACCTTGTTAGGGACAGAGAGGGAATTCAACCAGTGCTCGAACTGAAGGGGGGCTGGGGGTCCAGGGCCTCCCCATAAGGCATTATGGATCCCCAATAAGAAGAATAAAATAGACTTTGGGGGGTCCCTcggatatttgtatttgagtaaaaattataatgacaaatgtgatttaattcatgcaatggatatgGTTAATgttgtgaattaattatttacaataatttatgttaagtttgtttatgggctagttgtcatgtccCTTTTCTATTTGAAATGAACCACCCCACGTCTAAAGACCGCTAAGAGCAGGACAGTGAAAGAAGCCTGTTTTTAATACAtagtatatagttatgcatattattatcaaatacattgtgtattttgtatagattgtatattgcgagactaacccccaccaaTATATATGAGGGGGACTTGGTTCCCCCATAAGAAttggttcaattcgagcactgaattcaacattttaaatacttttgagTGACAAACTTTTGTAGCACCTCAGGGTAGAATTGCTGTTCTCAAACTCGAAAGACCATTAATAGACCACTATAGCTTCATAACATACTGCCATCTTTTAAAGACTGATGGGTGTAATAACCATTTAAGGTGGTTTATCCAATAACTAAATTGTGAGATGAATACTTAACATCGGTTTCATTGATCCCAAATATGATAATGGTCCGTAACCCTAGTATAAAGTTCAAGTTTTTGTCACTCAGCCAATGCAGTACCCACAGCATTGTCATTTTCCTTTATCCCAATTACAGGCAACATAAAACAAGCAgtttcacagatttttttttaaagccaacAAAACAAGGATTTACTGTCAGATTGGAAAACATTAATGAAACATACAGCAACCTTAAAAACAGATATATTTGAACAAGATGTATGTATTTGACAAAACAAGATATCAAACTCAAACTGCTgtcagcaaaaaaaataaagtgtttgttaaTCATAAGCAATGTTtatcattaaataaatacaaataaataaggCAGCGATTGGTGAACTTGTGGAAGGGTTGtacatcacaaaataaatacactgaAGGGCCTTATGACACAGATTTTTGACTGTAGTTTTTCCTTTTgtcaacaaaatgtaacaactatttaaaataaataacaattcaCCAAAGCAGTGGTGTTCACTTTAATGCAACTTGGATAGCAGCAGTAGGGACTTCACCATCAGGTCAGCAAATCAGAATCAATTCGGATCCTCAACTTCTGTAAAGATGTTATCAAGGAAGAATTGGGAAACTGAAGCAGGTTCGTCACCAGCATTCAAACCAGAGTTGTGAGGTCTGCCCTGAGGTGACTGCACAACAGatattttcattaataaaaacaacttatGGAACAAGTGAATTCATCAGTTCAAATTCTTAAACTTTATCTTGATATTGGATAAGATGTACACATTACAATCATTTGATTATAGATCTCAGAATGTACCTGATAATCATCCGGTGGTCTGTAGGCCATCGAAGACGCTCTTGGTGGGGATGAGGAAGATGTGGAAGTGTCTGCATCAGTATCCATTATATTTATACGATTGAGGAGAACCTTTGGCCAGCCATCTGATGGCATGGTTTCCTCCTGAGCAGCATGTGATTCTAAACCAATTTTTCTGCTATCATTTCTAAAAACACAGATCAATGCTATTCAGTGAATAGTAGCCTACTCAATATTATAATTTCAGggttataaaacaaatatagacATACAAAGATACAATATGTCTTTATCGGTATATGGAAAGCATTCTTACCCTTTAGAAAGAAGTTTCACATTGACAGGTGTGCTGTGATGTTTTGGTTGCAAGTTGTGCTGGCAAATTTCCTCTAAAGATAGCCTCTCAAGAGGGATCTTACATTCCCGAATGATTTCCTCTGCTTGTAGCCTTGTTGGAGTTTGAATGCACTCTTTAATTGACGTCTTGGCTCGCTGAGGTGATGTTGGGACAGCTTGGGTCGAATTGAGCGAACAAGGTTTATTTTTTGGAGATCTTCCGGGTGACCGTAGTGTCATTTGTAAAGTACCTTTTAAGAGGCATCAGGTAAAATTCAATAGCACAAAGTTTTGTGGGGGCAGACAAATAATGCATTACGTTTATAAACTTACTTCGCCTTTCAGGTGAAGTTATCGATTGTGATCGTGGCGGTTTTTCTTTCGTTTTCATAACAGTTTTTTGCGTGCCAGAGATGCTGTCTACTTGAAGTTCCTATGAAACAGATATTTGCATTGTAATCTGAACCATGATTATAAAtgtcatttcatgaaaaaaaaattataaccttaataaataaaattttactGCTAATAATAAAAGTTGGACAATTAGGTCTATATTATGTCTTAATGTATATTCAATAGGAAAACATACTTTGTTTGCATTGTCAGATGTTCTGCCATACTCTGGTAGACTTTTAGCATTTTCCACATCTTTCTGGTCTGTGTTGTTCTCTTCCTCAGAGACGGGCACAAACGCATCTGACAGCAACATGTGGGACACTCCTTCACACCAGTTCTCGATTTCATTCGAGTCAATGGGAAGTATATTACTTCTGAGAGACCATTGCTCCTCAGCTTGATGCTCGTGGGATTCAGCTGTTTGTGCAACAGTGCAAGTATTAATATCCATTTTAgggatgaaaatatttgaataaaaatcctccattttatattatttaataaaaaaaaaaatcgaaccTCTTCTACAGGAAGCCATATAATGCTCTGAAGATTGACTTTCAGTTAAATCTTTTCTTtctgtatttgtaggtttttcATCACCTAACTCCTCAACCTGTGACAGTTAGATTCTCAATCAATCAATATCTTAATAGTTCTGGTGAAATGATCAAGATTAGAAATACTCAATCAtaaatgaaatgacattaaaatacaCGAATACAAACTTGATGGTTCTTGAAAACTAACAATTAATGCCTCCTTGTGAAGACTGCTCTCTGTAGTCTTGTCCGATACAGGAACAAATATATCAGAAAACACTATATGAGAAACACCCTCGCATGCCTCCTCCATGTCAGTTGAGTCAGTGGACGGTGATTTAGCACTACAAGGAAATTACAAAACCATAAGAAATGTACATCTTTATCCTAAGATAAAAATAATGATCAGTGAAATTGTTCATACCATGATTTAATCTTGACACCACATTGTGTTTGTTGCCTTTCACTTTCAAAAGGAGATGAGCCCTCAATCTCTTCTGAATTTGACTCTTTCTTACTCTTCAGAGCACATGAATGAGGCTCTGCTGAAGATGTTGGTGAATTCTCTACACTTGGTGTGGACTCTCTAATTCTCCTTTTAGGGAAAATCATCTTTACATTTAACACACCTTAAAGAGGGAGAAAACAACCAACTAAGAAATACTGCTCACTTTAGGAATATTGATCCAAAAGCGAATTACAGTGGATTCAATGAATCCATATTTTGCGTGTTcactgggaatcgaacccgcAACCTTTATTTCAATCGAGCTATCCATCATATTGTAACTAATGCAATGGTTTCAGACGTTGAATAGCATTTCACTACCTTTATTTGAAGGCATTCTCCTTTTGGGTGATAAAGATGGCTCCATGTTTGTCGATTTTGATACGGCACATAATGAACTCTCTTTCATctgaaataaacattacagGGCAAAATTTGTTACTACACATATAGCACTGAGGCAAAATACGAGGCATTTACTAATTTACCAACCTGGGAACTTTCTGCTTGATGCCTTATAGTCATCTGTTCTTTGCCTAAACCATCTTGCACTTCCTCAGAGACCAGCATGAATATATCATCCAACACCATGTGTGAAACAGCCTCATGCTCCCCTACCTCCTGATCTGCGTCCGTAGTGAGATTCTGTTCTTTCTCTAAAGCACAGGGATCTTCACACAACTGACGAATATGTAGGGGAGACATTTCACTGTCCATATGAAcatcatctttattttcttgAGAAACTGCCACAAACATATCAGAGAGCACCACGTGCGACACATCCTCAGTCTTCTCCACAGATTGCGTTTCAGcactttgaaaataaaacaagctaTAATTCTTGCTCTTTTGATTCACAAACATTGAGATGGATGTGTCTTACCATGTTGAGGCGAGTTGTGCAAGCTGTTGCTCTTGCTTCAGGACTTCTTCAGTCAAGTTTAGTGGTGTGCCTAAATCTTCCTTTGAATGATCAGAGAAATCTTCTTGTTCAGCTTTTTCTTTCCCTTTATCAGACTCTTTCTTGATCTGAGGTTCTGCGGTAATCTGTGTTATGGCTGGTTGATGAGACCTAACGTCTAGATACTCCTGTCTTGAAGTTTCATCTTTGCTACAAGTTGTTTCAGGCCTCACTTGCAACatgcctttaaaaaatatttaataacgtatataaataaaacctaaaattTTCTAATTCATATTACAGAGGGAAAAGTCAACTAAAGAGAATTTGTAATTTACAAATCCACTTACTTTCAGATTGTTCTGTCCCGTCTTGAGATGTTGATGTTAAATTTAATGCTTCTTCAAAAGTATCCAGCTCTtcagaaatgtctgaaaatgtTTCCTTTTGCAAGCAGTAATATAATCAACAAATGCGCGCTGCTGAACTGAACGATGTGgaaattctgtttaaaatacaaatggGTAACACCTTACTTGGTCATTGACTGTTGGGAAACGTCTTTCACTTTCAGAGTCCCCCACAAGTCCATTCTTATCTTCCATTTCTCCAGAGGCAACAACTAGGGCATCAACAAACACCACATGTGAAACACCCTCACAACAGTCTTCTAGTTCTTCCTTTGAGTGCTCAATGGCAGTGCTGTGTAGATCAGGAACATCTTCAAAATTTCTCACCTGTAGAGAAATGCATAAGTGACTATAAACATTTTGCATCGCCTGCTACCTCACGGACTAGCCCTCAACTTACTGAGAGGTCAACA of Triplophysa dalaica isolate WHDGS20190420 chromosome 4, ASM1584641v1, whole genome shotgun sequence contains these proteins:
- the LOC130420212 gene encoding uncharacterized protein LOC130420212 — its product is MNTMLFCKTTIEDVQRSVSFSEENVNSMGKFQHSISDSVKEDNAENLSKAEEDFSGNAKSDILDSAGVETGEEPTFILTLYEIPTSQLSQEASCSHQEILPYELQPAEVHTPHLLSSYLQSLPSTLEDSSQLHMNSQETEKPCKSVPWKVEDDSSVLEDAVKYATKQQITSEKCSFDEEGSHEVLSYNDSVPTDVTGVLKLGEKLLEPTERKGASQRRSKIKVKPNLRPCAKAGPSKTECASSQKHTANINLPTSCDIAQHTEKESNQKTSVQETVGSFVPNVLSNTEESGRQPHHDGLLTASVPVSEDIQDEVPMSWGSPVKTDLQMDKDTAVDLSVRNFEDVPDLHSTAIEHSKEELEDCCEGVSHVVFVDALVVASGEMEDKNGLVGDSESERRFPTVNDQETFSDISEELDTFEEALNLTSTSQDGTEQSESMLQVRPETTCSKDETSRQEYLDVRSHQPAITQITAEPQIKKESDKGKEKAEQEDFSDHSKEDLGTPLNLTEEVLKQEQQLAQLASTCAETQSVEKTEDVSHVVLSDMFVAVSQENKDDVHMDSEMSPLHIRQLCEDPCALEKEQNLTTDADQEVGEHEAVSHMVLDDIFMLVSEEVQDGLGKEQMTIRHQAESSQMKESSLCAVSKSTNMEPSLSPKRRMPSNKGVLNVKMIFPKRRIRESTPSVENSPTSSAEPHSCALKSKKESNSEEIEGSSPFESERQQTQCGVKIKSCAKSPSTDSTDMEEACEGVSHIVFSDIFVPVSDKTTESSLHKEALIVEELGDEKPTNTERKDLTESQSSEHYMASCRRAESHEHQAEEQWSLRSNILPIDSNEIENWCEGVSHMLLSDAFVPVSEEENNTDQKDVENAKSLPEYGRTSDNANKELQVDSISGTQKTVMKTKEKPPRSQSITSPERRSTLQMTLRSPGRSPKNKPCSLNSTQAVPTSPQRAKTSIKECIQTPTRLQAEEIIRECKIPLERLSLEEICQHNLQPKHHSTPVNVKLLSKGNDSRKIGLESHAAQEETMPSDGWPKVLLNRINIMDTDADTSTSSSSPPRASSMAYRPPDDYQSPQGRPHNSGLNAGDEPASVSQFFLDNIFTEVEDPN